One window from the genome of Streptomyces sp. NBC_00708 encodes:
- a CDS encoding mechanosensitive ion channel family protein, with the protein MENVLRPLIVLGGAIVITLAAGWLLDLLLRRADARHHETPLWGLLRRCRIPFQLVMCAALLRGTYAHTGLGAVRDHRVGIGRLLTLVLIGASAWLVVRIAVAVVDSVYARYAAAHNRDPARVRRVRTQVTLIQRVVVAVVATVAVSAMLLTFPAMQTVGTSMLASAGLLGIVAGVAAQSTLGNLFAGLQIAFGDMVRIGDTVVVDEEWGTIEEITLTFLAVRTWDERRITMPVSYFTGKPFENWSRGGVQMTGAVFFHLDHSAPIEAMRDRLRDILGECAAWDGRDWSLAVTDTTPTTIQVRAVVTAKDSGDLWTARCAVREQMIGWLRDHHPYALPRVATAPAPLPPGDTWPPVSLNGREEKSASSWNRTPRTGRG; encoded by the coding sequence ATGGAGAACGTTCTGCGGCCGCTGATCGTCCTCGGCGGGGCGATCGTGATCACCCTGGCGGCGGGCTGGCTGCTCGACCTGCTGCTCAGGCGAGCCGACGCCCGGCACCACGAGACCCCGCTGTGGGGTCTGCTGCGGCGCTGCCGGATACCGTTCCAGCTGGTCATGTGCGCGGCGCTGCTGCGCGGTACGTACGCGCACACCGGGCTCGGCGCGGTCCGGGACCACCGGGTGGGCATCGGCCGGCTGCTGACGCTGGTGCTGATCGGCGCGTCGGCCTGGCTGGTGGTGCGGATCGCCGTCGCGGTGGTGGACTCGGTGTACGCGCGCTACGCCGCGGCCCACAACCGGGACCCGGCGCGGGTGCGCCGGGTGCGCACGCAGGTGACGCTGATCCAGCGGGTGGTCGTGGCGGTGGTGGCGACCGTGGCGGTGTCCGCGATGCTGCTGACGTTCCCCGCGATGCAGACGGTCGGCACCTCGATGCTGGCGTCCGCCGGGCTCCTCGGCATCGTCGCCGGTGTCGCCGCCCAGTCCACGCTCGGCAACCTCTTCGCCGGACTGCAGATCGCCTTCGGCGACATGGTGCGGATCGGGGACACGGTGGTGGTGGACGAGGAATGGGGCACCATCGAGGAGATCACGCTGACCTTCCTCGCGGTGCGTACGTGGGACGAGCGGCGGATCACCATGCCGGTCTCGTACTTCACGGGCAAGCCGTTCGAGAACTGGTCGCGCGGCGGGGTGCAGATGACCGGTGCGGTCTTCTTCCACCTGGACCACTCGGCGCCCATCGAGGCGATGCGCGACCGGTTGCGGGACATCCTCGGCGAGTGCGCCGCGTGGGACGGCCGGGACTGGTCGCTCGCGGTCACCGACACCACGCCCACGACGATCCAGGTGCGCGCGGTGGTCACGGCGAAGGACTCGGGCGACCTGTGGACGGCGCGCTGCGCGGTCCGCGAGCAGATGATCGGCTGGCTGCGCGACCACCACCCGTACGCGCTGCCGCGGGTGGCGACGGCCCCCGCGCCGCTCCCGCCCGGCGACACCTGGCCCCCGGTGTCGCTGAACGGCCGGGAGGAGAAGTCCGCGAGCAGCTGGAACAGGACCCCGCGCACGGGGCGCGGCTGA
- a CDS encoding Na+/H+ antiporter, with translation MDQMSLLLLLLLGAVVTVPLGDRLKLPAPVLMTLFGVVLAFVSFVPNVDIPPEIILPALLPPLLYASVQRTSWRQFAANKRPIFLLAVALVFLTTAAVAAVAHAIVPGLPLVAAVALGALVAPPDPVAATAVAGSVGLPRRLVSILEGEGLFNDVTAIVLYHVAIAAAVSGTFSLPEAFGLLALSAVVAVAVGIALGWLTIKLMGLLGDATLQVGLTLLVPFVSYVLAEELMGSGVLAVLMTAIFLAEHTADADDVLGRLTGRTFWEIVDTLVTGIAFGLIGLELHNVFGTADGRELEMAGWGLAVVAVVVGVRLLYLLPATWLAKRLHTRRDVSEEIPTSWRETVIMWWAGMRGVASVALALAIPLETDDGKPFPGRDEIVFIAFSVIMVTLVFQGLTLPWLVRRLGVRADTDAEAALEKDLAIRAAKAARQRLKEIEDTEDFPEEVTERLHRLAYDVGARISPEMVDDERRDAYAKRVERFQAVSRIQREMMSAARHAVLAARSEPGADPEVVDRVLRQLDVRSLR, from the coding sequence GTGGACCAGATGTCACTGCTGCTCCTGCTGCTGCTCGGAGCCGTGGTCACGGTTCCGCTCGGGGACCGGCTCAAACTGCCCGCGCCGGTGCTGATGACGCTCTTCGGCGTCGTGCTGGCCTTCGTCAGCTTCGTGCCGAACGTGGACATCCCGCCCGAGATCATCCTTCCCGCCCTGCTGCCCCCGCTGCTCTACGCCTCGGTGCAGCGCACCTCCTGGCGGCAGTTCGCGGCGAACAAGCGGCCCATCTTCCTGCTGGCCGTCGCGCTGGTCTTCCTGACGACCGCGGCCGTCGCGGCGGTGGCCCACGCGATCGTGCCCGGCCTGCCCCTCGTGGCCGCCGTCGCGCTCGGCGCGCTCGTCGCCCCGCCCGACCCGGTCGCCGCCACCGCCGTCGCCGGCTCGGTCGGGCTGCCCCGCCGGCTCGTCTCCATCCTGGAGGGCGAGGGCCTCTTCAACGACGTCACCGCGATCGTGCTGTACCACGTGGCCATCGCGGCGGCCGTCAGCGGGACCTTCTCACTGCCCGAGGCCTTCGGACTGCTCGCGCTGTCCGCCGTGGTCGCCGTCGCGGTCGGCATCGCGCTCGGCTGGCTCACCATCAAGCTCATGGGGCTGCTCGGCGACGCCACCCTCCAGGTCGGCCTGACCCTGCTGGTGCCGTTCGTCAGCTACGTGCTCGCCGAGGAGCTGATGGGCTCCGGCGTGCTCGCCGTCCTGATGACCGCGATCTTCCTCGCCGAGCACACCGCGGACGCCGACGACGTCCTCGGCCGGCTCACCGGACGCACCTTCTGGGAGATCGTCGACACCCTCGTCACCGGCATCGCCTTCGGGCTGATCGGCCTCGAACTGCACAACGTGTTCGGCACGGCGGACGGGCGCGAGCTGGAGATGGCCGGCTGGGGCCTCGCGGTCGTCGCGGTCGTCGTCGGCGTACGGCTCCTCTATCTGCTGCCGGCCACCTGGCTGGCCAAGCGGCTGCACACCCGCCGGGACGTCAGCGAGGAGATCCCCACCAGCTGGCGGGAGACCGTGATCATGTGGTGGGCCGGGATGCGCGGAGTGGCCTCTGTCGCGCTGGCCCTCGCGATCCCGCTGGAGACGGACGACGGCAAGCCGTTCCCCGGCCGCGACGAGATCGTTTTCATCGCGTTCTCCGTGATCATGGTGACCCTCGTCTTCCAGGGGCTGACGCTGCCGTGGCTGGTGCGGCGGCTCGGGGTGCGTGCCGACACCGACGCCGAGGCGGCCCTGGAGAAGGACCTCGCGATCCGGGCGGCCAAGGCGGCCAGGCAGCGGCTCAAGGAGATCGAGGACACCGAGGACTTCCCCGAGGAGGTCACCGAGCGGCTGCACCGGCTCGCCTACGACGTGGGCGCGAGGATCAGCCCCGAGATGGTCGACGACGAACGGCGCGACGCCTACGCCAAGCGCGTCGAGCGGTTCCAGGCCGTCAGCCGCATCCAGCGCGAGATGATGTCGGCCGCCCGCCACGCGGTGCTCGCCGCCCGCAGCGAGCCCGGCGCCGACCCCGAGGTCGTCGACCGGGTGCTGCGGCAGCTGGACGTACGCAGTCTGCGCTGA
- a CDS encoding GNAT family N-acetyltransferase, which yields MTAPAPAYTTRTATGERDLAACFQLRKDVFVREQNVPEELEYDAYDAEAVHVMAVAADGTALGTGRLLHGPAAAAHTGADLTVGSLGRLAVSKEARGLGVGAALVRAIEDAARDSGLAAVDLHAQTHALRFYERLGYEPYGPEFMDAGIPHRAMRRTI from the coding sequence GTGACGGCCCCGGCCCCCGCGTACACCACCCGTACCGCCACCGGTGAGCGGGACCTCGCCGCCTGCTTCCAGCTGCGCAAGGACGTCTTCGTCCGCGAGCAGAACGTGCCCGAGGAGCTGGAGTACGACGCCTACGACGCGGAGGCGGTGCACGTCATGGCCGTCGCGGCCGACGGCACCGCGCTCGGTACCGGCCGGCTGCTGCACGGCCCCGCCGCCGCGGCGCACACCGGCGCAGACCTCACGGTCGGCTCGCTGGGCCGGCTCGCGGTGAGCAAGGAGGCGCGCGGCCTCGGCGTCGGCGCCGCGCTCGTCCGGGCCATCGAGGACGCCGCCCGGGACAGCGGCCTGGCCGCCGTCGACCTGCACGCCCAGACGCACGCGCTGCGCTTCTACGAGCGCCTCGGTTACGAGCCGTACGGTCCCGAGTTCATGGACGCGGGCATCCCGCACCGGGCGATGCGCCGGACGATCTGA
- a CDS encoding RluA family pseudouridine synthase, producing the protein MSTQPEVRTLPVPDGLEGERVDAAISRMFGFSRTKAADLAAAGKVQVDGSVVGKSERVHGGAWLEVEMPQAAAPVQIVAEPVEGMEIVHDDDDIVVIAKPVGVAAHPSPGWTGTTVIGGLAAAGYRISTSGAAERQGIVHRLDVGTSGLMVVAKSERAYTSLKAQFRDRVVEKKYNALVQGHPDPMSGTIDAPIGRHPNHDYKWAVVADGKASVTHYDLIEAYRAASLLDIKLETGRTHQIRVHMSAHRHPCVGDLTYGADPTMAKRLGLTRQWLHAVKLGFEHPSDGSWVEFTSSYPDDLQQALDRIAAESQ; encoded by the coding sequence GTGAGTACGCAACCCGAGGTCCGCACCCTGCCCGTCCCCGATGGCCTGGAGGGCGAGCGCGTCGACGCCGCCATCTCCCGGATGTTCGGTTTCTCCCGCACCAAGGCCGCCGATCTGGCCGCAGCCGGCAAGGTGCAGGTGGACGGCTCGGTGGTCGGGAAGTCCGAGCGGGTGCACGGCGGTGCCTGGCTCGAGGTGGAGATGCCGCAGGCGGCCGCGCCGGTGCAGATCGTCGCCGAGCCCGTCGAGGGCATGGAGATCGTGCACGACGACGACGACATCGTGGTGATCGCCAAGCCGGTCGGCGTCGCCGCGCACCCCAGCCCCGGCTGGACCGGTACCACCGTCATCGGCGGCCTCGCCGCGGCCGGGTACCGGATTTCGACCTCCGGCGCCGCCGAGCGCCAGGGCATCGTCCACCGGCTCGACGTCGGCACCTCCGGCCTGATGGTCGTCGCCAAGTCCGAGCGCGCCTACACCTCGCTGAAGGCCCAGTTCCGCGACCGGGTCGTCGAGAAGAAGTACAACGCGCTGGTCCAGGGCCACCCGGACCCGATGAGCGGCACCATCGACGCCCCCATCGGCCGCCACCCCAACCACGACTACAAGTGGGCGGTCGTCGCGGACGGCAAGGCCTCGGTGACGCACTACGACCTCATCGAGGCGTACCGGGCCGCCAGCCTCCTCGACATCAAGCTGGAGACCGGCCGCACCCACCAGATCCGGGTGCACATGTCCGCCCACCGCCACCCCTGCGTCGGCGACCTCACCTACGGCGCCGACCCGACCATGGCCAAGCGCCTCGGTCTGACCCGGCAGTGGCTGCACGCGGTCAAGCTGGGCTTCGAGCACCCCTCGGACGGGAGCTGGGTCGAGTTCACCAGCTCCTACCCCGACGACCTCCAGCAGGCGCTGGACCGGATCGCCGCGGAGAGCCAGTGA
- the lspA gene encoding signal peptidase II — protein MAEAERIIGTPDITGAEGSGETAPDGAAASPEAGAADGQDTGATAADVEAEAEAAVDRSPATRRRRIILLFCVALVAYLLDLGSKMLVVAKLEHQEPIELLGDWLKLDAIRNAGAAFGVGEAFTIIFTVIAATVIVVIARLARKLYSLPWAIALGLLLGGALGNLTDRIFRAPGVFEGAVVDFIAPAHFAVFNLADSAIVCGGILIVLLSFKGLDPDGTVHKD, from the coding sequence GTGGCAGAGGCGGAGCGCATCATCGGTACGCCGGACATCACCGGGGCTGAGGGAAGCGGCGAGACCGCGCCGGACGGCGCGGCCGCTTCCCCGGAAGCCGGTGCGGCGGACGGGCAGGACACCGGCGCGACCGCTGCCGACGTGGAAGCCGAGGCGGAAGCGGCGGTCGACCGGTCGCCGGCCACCCGCCGGCGCCGCATCATCCTGCTGTTCTGCGTCGCGCTCGTCGCCTACCTGCTCGACCTGGGCAGCAAGATGCTCGTGGTGGCCAAGCTGGAGCACCAGGAGCCGATCGAGCTCCTGGGCGACTGGCTCAAGCTCGACGCCATCCGCAACGCGGGCGCCGCGTTCGGCGTCGGCGAGGCGTTCACGATCATCTTCACGGTGATCGCGGCGACCGTCATCGTGGTGATCGCGCGGCTCGCGCGCAAGCTGTACAGCCTGCCCTGGGCCATCGCCCTCGGCCTGCTGCTCGGCGGGGCGCTGGGCAATCTCACCGACCGGATCTTCCGCGCGCCGGGCGTCTTCGAGGGCGCGGTGGTGGACTTCATCGCCCCCGCCCACTTCGCCGTCTTCAACCTGGCCGACTCCGCGATCGTGTGCGGCGGCATCCTGATCGTCCTCCTCTCCTTCAAGGGCCTGGACCCCGACGGCACCGTGCACAAGGACTAG
- a CDS encoding TraR/DksA C4-type zinc finger protein: protein MVEKKAPGKKAPAKKAAAKKTASAAKKAASGRTAPKKTGAAEAPETTGAAEAAEQTGAHTVVAKKSAARTRTVDEDTAPVPPARVATAPGELAVRPGEDPWTPEEVASARDELTGESTRLRNELEASGLALAGLMRDSGDGAGDDEADTGTKNITREHEMQLAANAQEMLDQTERALARLEAGTYGLCEVCGKPIGKARMQAFPRATLCVEDKQKQERRG, encoded by the coding sequence ATGGTGGAGAAGAAGGCGCCCGGGAAGAAGGCGCCGGCGAAGAAGGCCGCGGCGAAGAAGACGGCGTCCGCAGCGAAGAAGGCGGCGAGCGGCCGGACCGCGCCGAAGAAGACCGGGGCCGCCGAGGCCCCGGAGACCACGGGGGCGGCCGAGGCCGCCGAGCAGACGGGAGCCCACACAGTGGTAGCCAAGAAGAGCGCGGCCAGGACCCGGACCGTGGACGAGGACACGGCACCCGTGCCGCCCGCCCGGGTCGCCACGGCGCCGGGAGAGCTGGCCGTACGGCCGGGCGAGGACCCCTGGACGCCGGAGGAGGTCGCGTCCGCGCGGGACGAGCTGACCGGCGAGAGCACCCGGCTCCGCAACGAGCTGGAGGCCTCGGGGCTGGCGCTTGCCGGGCTGATGCGGGACTCCGGCGACGGGGCCGGTGACGACGAGGCCGACACGGGCACCAAGAACATCACCCGTGAGCACGAGATGCAGCTCGCCGCCAACGCCCAGGAGATGCTGGACCAGACCGAGCGGGCCCTGGCCCGGCTGGAGGCCGGTACGTACGGACTCTGCGAGGTCTGCGGCAAGCCGATCGGCAAGGCGCGGATGCAGGCGTTTCCCCGGGCCACGCTGTGTGTCGAGGACAAACAGAAGCAGGAACGACGAGGCTGA
- the ileS gene encoding isoleucine--tRNA ligase — protein sequence MTSPQYRQVPAQVDLPALEHAVLDFWRDNKVFDKSLDQSEGRPEWVFYEGPPTANGMPGAHHIEARVFKDVFPRFRTMQGYHVGRKAGWDCHGLPVELAVEKELGFNGKKDIEAYGIAEFNAKCRESVTRHTDAFTELTTRMGYWVDLDNAYRTMDPEYVESVWWSLKEIFNKGLLVQDHRVAPWCPRCGTGLSDHELAQGYETVVDPSVFVRFPLTSGPLAGEAALLVWTTTPWTLVSNTAVAAHPDVTYVVATNGEEKLVVAQPLAEKALGEGWELTGQSFTGREMERWTYERPFALVDFPAPAHYVVNAEYVTTEDGTGLVHQSPAFGADDLLVCKAYGLPVVNPVRPDGTFEEDLPLVGGVFFKKADEALTEDLNDRGLLFRHVPYEHSYPHCWRCHTALLYYAQPSWYIRTTAVKDRLLEENEKTNWFPDSVKHGRFGDWLTNNVDWALSRNRYWGTPLPIWRCEDGHLTCVGSRAELGELAGTDLSGLDPHRPFIDEITFTCTHESCQLEAYRVPEVIDAWYDSGSMPFAQWGYPYKNKEVFESRYPAQFISEAIDQTRGWFYTLMAIGTLVFDRSSYENVVCLGHILAEDGRKMSKHLGNILQPIPLMDQHGADAVRWFMAAGGSPWAARRVGHGTIQEVVRKTLLTYWNTVAFQALYARTSGWAPSAADPVPADRTVLDRWLLSELNTLVDEATQALEGYDTQRAGKLLSAFVDDLSNWYVRRSRRRFWQGDKAALRTLHEVVETVTRLMAPLTPFITERVWQDLVVPVTPDAPESVHLSSWPKADPSATDPALSAQMALVRRLVELGRATRAESGVKTRQPLSRALVAASGFEALSPELRAQITEELNVASLASLSEVGGSLVDTTAKANFRALGKRFGKGVQAVAKAVANADAAALSLALREGTASVEVDGEQVTLSPDEVIITETPREGWSVASDSGATVALDLEITPELRRAGLARDAIRLIQEARKNSGLDVADRIAVRWTSTSPATAEALTEHAALIADEVLALDYAQGEADAAYGAPFEDEGLSLTFRLRKA from the coding sequence ATGACATCGCCGCAGTACCGCCAGGTACCCGCCCAGGTCGACCTGCCCGCGCTCGAGCACGCCGTGCTCGACTTCTGGCGCGACAACAAGGTCTTCGACAAGAGCCTCGACCAGTCCGAGGGCCGCCCCGAGTGGGTGTTCTACGAGGGCCCGCCGACCGCCAACGGCATGCCCGGCGCCCACCACATCGAGGCCCGCGTCTTCAAGGACGTCTTCCCCCGCTTCCGGACCATGCAGGGCTACCACGTGGGCCGCAAGGCCGGCTGGGACTGTCACGGCCTGCCGGTCGAGCTGGCGGTCGAGAAGGAGCTGGGCTTCAACGGCAAGAAGGACATCGAGGCGTACGGCATCGCCGAGTTCAACGCCAAGTGCCGTGAGTCCGTGACCCGGCACACCGACGCCTTCACCGAGCTGACGACCCGCATGGGCTACTGGGTCGACCTCGACAACGCGTACCGCACGATGGACCCCGAGTACGTCGAGTCCGTGTGGTGGTCGCTGAAGGAGATCTTCAACAAGGGCCTGCTGGTCCAGGACCACCGCGTCGCCCCCTGGTGCCCGCGCTGCGGCACCGGCCTGTCCGACCACGAGCTGGCGCAGGGCTACGAGACGGTCGTCGACCCCTCGGTCTTCGTCCGCTTCCCGCTCACCTCCGGCCCGCTGGCCGGCGAGGCGGCGCTCCTGGTCTGGACGACGACCCCGTGGACCCTGGTCTCCAACACCGCCGTGGCCGCGCACCCGGACGTCACCTACGTCGTCGCGACGAACGGCGAGGAGAAGCTCGTCGTCGCGCAGCCGCTGGCCGAGAAGGCGCTCGGCGAGGGCTGGGAGCTCACCGGCCAGTCGTTCACGGGCCGCGAGATGGAGCGCTGGACCTACGAGCGCCCGTTCGCCCTGGTGGACTTCCCCGCGCCCGCGCACTACGTCGTCAACGCCGAGTACGTGACGACCGAGGACGGTACGGGTCTGGTCCACCAGTCCCCCGCCTTCGGTGCCGACGACCTTCTGGTCTGCAAGGCGTACGGGCTGCCGGTGGTGAACCCGGTCCGCCCCGACGGCACCTTCGAGGAGGACCTGCCGCTGGTCGGCGGCGTCTTCTTCAAGAAGGCCGACGAGGCCCTGACCGAGGACCTGAACGACCGCGGCCTGCTCTTCCGCCACGTCCCCTACGAGCACAGCTACCCGCACTGCTGGCGCTGCCACACCGCGCTGCTGTACTACGCGCAGCCGTCCTGGTACATCCGCACGACCGCCGTCAAGGACCGTCTCCTCGAGGAGAACGAGAAGACCAACTGGTTCCCGGACTCGGTCAAGCACGGCCGCTTCGGCGACTGGCTGACCAACAACGTCGACTGGGCGCTGTCCCGCAACCGCTACTGGGGCACCCCGCTGCCCATCTGGCGCTGCGAGGACGGCCACCTCACCTGCGTGGGGTCCCGCGCCGAGCTGGGCGAGCTCGCCGGCACCGACCTCTCGGGCCTCGACCCGCACCGGCCGTTCATCGACGAGATCACGTTCACCTGCACGCACGAGAGCTGCCAGCTGGAGGCGTACCGGGTCCCGGAGGTCATCGACGCCTGGTACGACTCGGGCTCGATGCCGTTCGCGCAGTGGGGCTACCCGTACAAGAACAAGGAGGTCTTCGAGAGCCGCTACCCGGCGCAGTTCATCTCGGAGGCCATCGACCAGACCCGCGGCTGGTTCTACACGCTGATGGCGATCGGCACCCTGGTCTTCGACAGGTCCAGCTACGAGAACGTCGTCTGCCTCGGCCACATCCTCGCCGAGGACGGCCGCAAGATGTCCAAGCACCTGGGCAACATCCTCCAGCCGATCCCGCTCATGGACCAGCACGGCGCGGACGCGGTCCGCTGGTTCATGGCGGCCGGCGGCTCCCCCTGGGCGGCCCGGCGCGTGGGCCACGGCACCATCCAGGAGGTCGTCCGCAAGACGCTCCTCACGTACTGGAACACGGTCGCCTTCCAGGCCCTGTACGCCCGTACGTCCGGCTGGGCGCCCTCGGCCGCGGACCCGGTCCCCGCCGACCGCACGGTCCTGGACCGCTGGCTGCTCAGCGAGCTGAACACTCTGGTCGACGAGGCCACGCAGGCGCTGGAGGGCTACGACACCCAGCGCGCCGGCAAGCTGCTCTCCGCGTTCGTCGACGACCTGTCCAACTGGTACGTGCGCCGCTCCCGCCGCCGCTTCTGGCAGGGCGACAAGGCGGCGCTGCGCACGCTGCACGAGGTCGTCGAGACGGTGACCCGGCTGATGGCCCCGCTGACCCCGTTCATCACCGAGCGGGTCTGGCAGGACCTGGTCGTGCCGGTCACCCCGGACGCCCCGGAGTCCGTCCACCTGTCCTCCTGGCCGAAGGCGGACCCGTCGGCGACCGACCCGGCCCTCTCGGCGCAGATGGCGCTCGTGCGGCGCCTGGTGGAGCTGGGCCGGGCCACGCGGGCCGAGTCGGGTGTCAAGACCCGTCAGCCGCTCTCCCGCGCCCTGGTCGCCGCCTCGGGCTTCGAGGCCCTCTCCCCGGAGCTGCGCGCCCAGATCACGGAGGAGCTGAACGTCGCCTCGCTGGCCTCCCTCTCCGAGGTGGGCGGCTCGCTCGTCGACACGACGGCCAAGGCGAACTTCCGGGCGCTCGGCAAGCGGTTCGGCAAGGGCGTCCAGGCGGTGGCCAAGGCGGTGGCGAACGCGGACGCGGCGGCGCTTTCCCTGGCCCTGCGTGAGGGCACGGCCTCGGTGGAGGTCGACGGCGAGCAGGTCACCCTCTCCCCCGACGAGGTCATCATCACGGAGACCCCGCGCGAGGGCTGGTCGGTCGCCTCCGACTCGGGCGCGACGGTCGCCCTGGACCTGGAGATCACGCCGGAGCTCCGGCGCGCGGGCCTGGCCCGTGACGCGATCCGCCTGATCCAGGAGGCCCGCAAGAACAGCGGCCTGGACGTCGCGGACCGCATCGCCGTCCGCTGGACCTCCACGTCGCCCGCGACGGCGGAGGCCCTGACCGAACACGCGGCTCTGATCGCGGACGAGGTCCTGGCGCTGGACTACGCACAGGGCGAGGCGGACGCCGCGTACGGCGCCCCGTTCGAGGACGAGGGCCTGTCCCTGACGTTCCGCCTCCGCAAGGCGTAG
- a CDS encoding DivIVA domain-containing protein, with translation MPLTPEDVRNKQFTTVRLREGYDEDEVDAFLDEVESELTRLLRENEDLRAKLAAATRAAAQNQQQGMRKPPEQQDRPGAPVPAAISGPPVQQQPPQMGPPQLPGGAPQLPAGPSGHGPQGPHGPGPQGPHGPGPMQGGPMGGPMGGPMGGHNPQQQMQQMQPPPQMQQQGPGGDSAARVLSLAQQTADQAIAEARSEANKIVGEARSRAEGLERDARAKADALERDAQEKHRVAMGSLESARATLERKVEDLRGFEREYRTRLKSYLESQLRQLETQADDSLAPPRTPAAASLPPSPSLAPAGAGAMGHTMGGNHGGHGNQSMGGGNPSMGGGPSYGGQQQMSPAMTQPMAPVRPQAPQPMQQAPSPMRGFLIDEDDN, from the coding sequence ATGCCGCTGACTCCCGAGGACGTGCGGAACAAGCAGTTCACGACGGTCCGCCTCCGAGAGGGCTACGACGAGGACGAGGTCGATGCCTTCCTCGACGAGGTCGAGTCGGAGCTGACCCGCCTGCTCCGTGAGAACGAGGACCTGCGCGCCAAGCTGGCCGCCGCCACGCGTGCCGCCGCGCAGAACCAGCAGCAGGGTATGCGCAAGCCGCCGGAGCAGCAGGACCGGCCCGGTGCGCCGGTGCCCGCCGCCATATCGGGCCCGCCGGTCCAGCAGCAGCCCCCGCAGATGGGTCCCCCCCAGCTGCCCGGTGGTGCTCCGCAGCTGCCCGCCGGTCCCAGCGGCCACGGCCCCCAGGGCCCGCACGGTCCCGGTCCGCAGGGCCCCCACGGCCCCGGCCCGATGCAGGGTGGTCCCATGGGCGGACCGATGGGCGGCCCCATGGGCGGTCACAACCCGCAGCAGCAGATGCAGCAGATGCAGCCGCCGCCGCAGATGCAGCAGCAGGGCCCCGGTGGCGACAGCGCCGCCCGTGTCCTGTCCCTGGCCCAGCAGACCGCCGACCAGGCGATCGCGGAGGCCCGTTCCGAGGCCAACAAGATCGTCGGCGAGGCGCGCAGCCGCGCCGAGGGCCTGGAGCGGGACGCCCGCGCCAAGGCGGACGCGCTGGAGCGGGACGCGCAGGAGAAGCACCGCGTGGCGATGGGCTCGCTGGAGTCGGCCCGCGCGACGCTGGAGCGCAAGGTCGAGGACCTGCGCGGCTTCGAGCGCGAGTACCGGACCCGTCTGAAGTCCTACCTGGAGAGCCAGCTGCGTCAGCTGGAGACCCAGGCGGACGACTCGCTGGCTCCGCCGCGCACCCCGGCCGCCGCGTCGCTGCCGCCGTCGCCCTCGCTGGCTCCGGCCGGTGCGGGTGCCATGGGGCACACCATGGGCGGCAACCACGGCGGTCACGGCAACCAGTCGATGGGCGGCGGCAACCCGTCCATGGGCGGTGGCCCGTCCTACGGCGGTCAGCAGCAGATGTCCCCGGCGATGACGCAGCCGATGGCGCCGGTGCGGCCGCAGGCGCCGCAGCCGATGCAGCAGGCGCCGTCGCCGATGCGGGGCTTTCTGATCGACGAGGACGACAACTGA
- a CDS encoding YggT family protein translates to MGVAQSVVYIALMCFLIVLIFRLVMDYVFQFARSWQPGKPMVVVLETTYTVTDPPLKLLRRFIPPLRLGGVALDLSFFVLMIIVSILISIVVRL, encoded by the coding sequence ATGGGCGTCGCACAAAGTGTTGTCTACATCGCGTTGATGTGTTTCCTCATCGTGCTGATCTTCCGGCTCGTCATGGACTACGTCTTCCAGTTCGCACGTTCATGGCAGCCGGGCAAGCCGATGGTGGTCGTCCTGGAGACGACCTACACGGTCACCGATCCACCGCTCAAGCTCCTGCGGCGGTTCATCCCGCCGCTGCGTCTAGGGGGCGTGGCACTCGACCTGTCCTTCTTCGTTCTGATGATCATCGTTTCCATCCTGATCAGCATCGTGGTCAGGCTGTGA
- the sepF gene encoding cell division protein SepF — translation MAGAMRKMAVYLGLVEDDGYDGPGFDPDDEFEPEPEPERDRRRHQPAHQVERDRERDEPVRAVQPPAQREPVQIPAERERPARIAPVASITPERPNMEKNAPVIMPKVVSEREPYRITTLHPRTYNEARTIGEHFREGTPVIMNLTEMDDTDAKRLVDFAAGLVFGLHGSIERVTQKVFLLSPANVDVTAEDKARIAEGGFFNQS, via the coding sequence ATGGCCGGCGCGATGCGCAAGATGGCGGTCTACCTCGGCCTCGTGGAGGACGATGGGTACGACGGTCCGGGGTTCGACCCCGACGACGAATTCGAACCCGAGCCGGAGCCCGAGCGCGACCGGCGCCGGCACCAGCCCGCGCATCAGGTGGAGCGCGACCGGGAGCGGGACGAACCGGTACGAGCGGTACAGCCGCCGGCGCAGCGGGAGCCCGTCCAGATCCCCGCGGAGCGCGAACGACCCGCCCGGATCGCACCCGTGGCATCCATCACACCTGAACGTCCGAACATGGAGAAGAACGCACCGGTGATCATGCCCAAGGTCGTGTCCGAGCGGGAGCCCTACCGGATCACCACGCTGCACCCCAGGACCTACAACGAGGCCCGTACCATCGGGGAACACTTCCGTGAGGGCACTCCGGTGATCATGAATCTCACGGAGATGGACGATACGGACGCAAAGCGACTTGTCGACTTTGCCGCGGGACTCGTCTTCGGTCTCCATGGCAGCATTGAGCGAGTGACACAGAAGGTGTTCCTGTTGTCGCCTGCTAACGTCGATGTCACGGCGGAGGACAAGGCCCGCATCGCAGAGGGCGGATTCTTCAACCAGAGCTGA